The following proteins come from a genomic window of Rhodohalobacter sp. 614A:
- a CDS encoding McrB family protein, which yields MDKKFTWVQTHKELAQYLSKMEGEQKELIELLKEAGCTIFNDKNESGETIDLEEIDPFTFFAYINKYGDDKRLVILQNIAEKLNLSKPQDHRGLPSIHAQNVWFFPYKYDRKNDEIARLWSFFYEAINHTITNAKFADVLSIHGTGKASLTAGLFYIDPEKYLPINGPAKPYLIKHLSIDVDFKSYSDYERILNQVSEKVDLPFYEISHESWLWTTEYEKKEAEKSKKAEENLDKNKWRELVRVIQKIDDEKAVRKFFKTVHYVLHELDLNDDEPIIYASAIDNYVQFTIGSRYVTHLQRKSGKVIQGFYVDNDYLDQLKELYLDLEISDKAVPVEEGEMTWVYLEADNVNVKDFYDGILALARKGVKGQEKSQFRSIYPDKHNPWIAKVALDTSILDKLFTAEVMEDKKVFETTINYPLNTIFYGPPGTGKTYLTVKRAAEIVENRKIEEYSEAREIFNRNLRDTIEFITFHQNYSYEDFIQGLRPDIENNKELTFDRHDGIFKDLADRALKNLKNSKKPTTKKKSFEAVFNEYVDPLVQGEVEDLEVEMKRVSYFITAVTNRSIEFRKTSGGTDHTLSINTLRKMYEAESVLEIQGLSSYYKPLLDKLLELGKSPGETEVVERKNYVIIIDEINRANISRVFGELITLIEPDKRSEGEFALSTKLPSGEDFTVPSNLYIISTMNTADKSIALLDIALRRRFEFEAMYPLYHIPGKEIHDEDILRKINERIIKLKGHDFQIGHSYFMNSDLTLVERMNRKVIPLLLEYFMNDEKEVTEILKNAGLQIQENSWPLQINGRVDQSI from the coding sequence ATGGATAAAAAATTCACCTGGGTACAAACACATAAAGAGCTGGCGCAATACCTCTCCAAAATGGAAGGTGAACAGAAGGAGCTGATTGAGCTTTTGAAAGAGGCAGGCTGTACGATCTTTAATGACAAAAACGAATCAGGTGAAACCATTGATCTTGAGGAGATCGATCCGTTTACGTTCTTTGCATATATCAATAAATATGGAGACGATAAACGCTTGGTCATTCTGCAAAATATTGCCGAAAAACTAAATTTAAGTAAACCACAAGATCATCGAGGCCTTCCATCCATTCATGCACAAAATGTTTGGTTTTTTCCCTATAAATATGATAGAAAAAATGATGAGATTGCTCGTTTATGGAGCTTTTTTTATGAAGCAATTAATCATACGATCACAAATGCAAAATTTGCAGATGTACTATCTATACACGGAACAGGCAAAGCAAGTTTAACGGCAGGTTTATTCTATATTGATCCAGAAAAATATTTGCCCATAAACGGACCAGCGAAACCATATTTAATTAAACATCTCTCCATTGATGTAGATTTTAAATCTTACAGCGATTATGAAAGGATTCTAAACCAGGTAAGTGAAAAAGTCGATCTCCCATTCTATGAAATATCTCACGAATCTTGGCTTTGGACGACTGAGTATGAAAAGAAAGAAGCTGAAAAAAGTAAAAAAGCTGAAGAGAATCTGGATAAAAACAAGTGGAGGGAGCTGGTTCGGGTTATCCAAAAAATTGATGATGAAAAGGCCGTTCGAAAATTCTTCAAAACAGTGCACTATGTATTACATGAACTTGATCTCAATGATGATGAACCAATAATCTATGCATCAGCAATTGATAACTATGTTCAATTTACAATTGGCAGCCGATATGTGACTCATCTTCAGCGCAAAAGTGGTAAAGTTATTCAAGGGTTTTACGTTGATAATGATTACCTGGATCAGCTAAAAGAGCTATATCTTGATTTAGAAATCAGTGATAAAGCAGTACCGGTTGAGGAGGGAGAAATGACGTGGGTGTACCTGGAAGCAGATAACGTGAATGTTAAAGATTTTTATGATGGAATTTTGGCGCTTGCACGAAAAGGAGTTAAGGGACAGGAAAAGTCACAGTTTCGATCCATTTATCCAGATAAGCATAATCCCTGGATTGCAAAAGTTGCACTTGATACTTCAATCCTGGATAAATTATTTACTGCTGAAGTTATGGAAGATAAAAAGGTGTTCGAGACTACAATCAATTACCCATTGAATACCATTTTCTATGGCCCACCAGGAACCGGCAAAACGTATCTGACAGTAAAACGTGCGGCAGAAATTGTCGAAAATCGGAAAATTGAAGAGTATTCTGAGGCTCGAGAAATATTCAATAGGAATCTTAGAGATACGATTGAATTCATCACATTCCACCAGAACTATAGCTACGAAGACTTCATCCAGGGCTTACGGCCAGATATTGAGAATAATAAAGAACTCACATTTGATAGACATGATGGAATTTTTAAAGATCTTGCAGATCGAGCACTAAAGAATCTGAAAAATTCCAAAAAGCCAACCACAAAAAAGAAATCTTTTGAGGCAGTATTTAACGAATATGTAGATCCACTCGTGCAGGGGGAAGTTGAAGATCTGGAAGTGGAGATGAAACGAGTTTCCTACTTCATAACAGCAGTTACCAATCGATCCATCGAGTTTCGAAAAACAAGTGGTGGAACAGATCATACACTGAGCATCAATACGTTGCGAAAAATGTATGAAGCTGAATCCGTTTTGGAAATACAGGGACTTTCCTCCTATTACAAACCACTTCTGGACAAACTGCTGGAACTCGGCAAATCACCGGGAGAAACGGAGGTTGTCGAACGCAAGAATTATGTGATCATCATTGATGAAATTAACCGCGCCAATATTTCGAGGGTTTTTGGTGAACTCATTACACTCATCGAACCGGATAAACGGTCTGAAGGTGAATTCGCATTATCTACAAAGCTGCCTTCCGGGGAAGATTTTACCGTGCCATCTAATCTTTACATTATCAGCACAATGAACACGGCTGATAAATCTATTGCTTTACTGGACATCGCTCTACGGCGCCGGTTTGAGTTTGAAGCGATGTATCCACTGTATCATATTCCTGGTAAAGAGATTCACGATGAGGATATTCTTCGAAAGATCAACGAACGAATCATCAAACTAAAGGGCCACGATTTCCAGATCGGCCACAGTTACTTCATGAATAGTGATCTTACCTTAGTCGAGCGAATGAACAGGAAAGTGATTCCATTGCTGCTGGAATACTTTATGAATGATGAAAAAGAG
- a CDS encoding DUF713 domain-containing protein has product MTTKLDIYTIKIRQQRDKDSYYPLNDIEGVHLIDIIVEFEEWLEDNPQNLSNYNKLFKYRDQKDSESEVEKIEDGNKQFYFGVFRSGDFGYSSNIDDVETGKRVHVQTPNQASTYPLLGSFYVRSGFYTGLIGLQIDGRFSMKTQLALAFREFLRNEYENLYVEFNTYLPKEAIEELINESVASEFTFIKYNADRDAFNNIGGLEPEYVRAQLSIKIEEYDENSLNIFRRNLMKAISDKNSRYIEISTSGDVFDYDDLKIKIERNGHEKTLNLGKLERIRGSVEIDDQVQRDDKTNYAVFESVRDAARQELLEIGETLVH; this is encoded by the coding sequence ATGACAACAAAATTAGATATCTATACAATAAAGATTCGTCAACAAAGGGATAAAGATAGTTATTACCCTTTAAATGATATTGAGGGAGTCCATTTGATAGATATCATAGTTGAATTTGAAGAATGGCTAGAGGATAATCCACAGAATTTAAGCAATTACAATAAATTGTTTAAATACCGTGATCAAAAAGATTCGGAAAGTGAAGTTGAAAAAATAGAGGATGGGAATAAACAGTTTTATTTTGGGGTTTTCAGATCCGGGGACTTCGGGTATTCATCTAATATAGATGATGTAGAGACAGGTAAAAGGGTTCATGTCCAAACTCCAAATCAAGCGAGTACTTATCCTCTATTAGGTTCATTTTATGTTAGGTCTGGTTTTTATACAGGGTTGATAGGTTTACAAATTGATGGAAGGTTTTCAATGAAAACCCAATTAGCTTTAGCTTTTCGAGAATTTCTAAGAAACGAATACGAAAATTTATATGTAGAGTTTAATACCTACCTACCAAAAGAGGCAATTGAAGAATTAATAAATGAAAGTGTGGCCTCTGAATTTACATTTATTAAATATAACGCTGATAGAGATGCATTTAATAACATAGGGGGGCTTGAGCCAGAATATGTCAGGGCACAACTTAGTATTAAAATTGAAGAGTATGATGAAAATTCATTGAATATTTTCAGAAGGAATTTGATGAAAGCAATAAGTGATAAAAATAGCAGATATATAGAAATAAGTACTTCTGGAGATGTCTTTGATTACGATGATTTGAAAATTAAAATAGAAAGAAATGGACATGAGAAAACCTTAAACCTAGGAAAGCTCGAAAGAATTCGGGGGAGTGTAGAGATAGATGATCAGGTTCAAAGAGACGATAAAACTAATTATGCCGTTTTCGAAAGTGTAAGAGATGCGGCAAGACAAGAGTTATTAGAAATTGGTGAAACTCTCGTTCATTAA
- a CDS encoding restriction endonuclease subunit S, giving the protein MKLEEITELIVDSEHKTAPTEDEGYPYIRTPNIGRGRLILDDVRRISQESYEKWTRRAVPQKNDLILAREAPVGNVAIVTDGLKPCLGQRTVLIRPDEDKIYPQYLVYLLLGDEIQERFHAVSTGSTVPHLNMSDIRGLELSDLPSYETQQKIASILSAFDDLIENNTRRIAILEEMAQLIYREWFVHYRYPGHEKDELVDSGVELGDVPKEWDIKSFSEIAEFQNGKAFKPKHWQDEGLPIVKIRELKSGFSDNTSYYHGRDIDKKYYINDGDLLFAWSASLGIFLWYRGKALLNQHIFNVSPKVSYLTKDYLYYALDVSLKEFLTKTAGTTMQHIRKSALDEVHIALPPQDVYRHFDSAISPINRQILLLHKNLQRLKETRDLLLPKLISGKIDTKQL; this is encoded by the coding sequence ATGAAACTTGAAGAAATTACCGAACTGATTGTTGATTCGGAACACAAAACTGCACCAACTGAGGATGAGGGGTATCCTTATATCAGAACTCCAAATATTGGCAGAGGAAGATTGATTTTAGATGATGTTAGAAGAATTTCACAAGAAAGTTATGAGAAATGGACAAGGAGGGCTGTACCTCAAAAGAATGATCTGATATTAGCGAGAGAAGCACCGGTTGGTAATGTTGCTATAGTAACTGACGGATTGAAGCCGTGTCTTGGTCAGCGCACTGTTTTAATACGACCTGATGAAGACAAAATTTACCCTCAGTATTTAGTTTATCTCTTATTGGGTGATGAGATTCAAGAACGGTTTCACGCTGTTTCTACTGGATCAACCGTTCCACATTTAAATATGAGTGATATTCGGGGACTAGAATTATCCGACCTGCCATCATATGAAACCCAGCAAAAAATCGCCTCCATCCTTTCTGCCTTTGATGATCTGATTGAAAACAACACCCGGCGTATTGCCATCCTGGAGGAGATGGCGCAGCTCATCTATCGTGAGTGGTTTGTGCATTATCGCTATCCCGGTCATGAGAAGGATGAGTTGGTGGATTCGGGGGTAGAATTGGGTGATGTGCCAAAGGAATGGGATATTAAGAGTTTCAGTGAGATTGCTGAATTTCAAAATGGCAAAGCTTTTAAGCCTAAACATTGGCAAGATGAAGGACTACCTATAGTCAAGATCCGAGAATTAAAAAGTGGGTTTTCAGATAATACATCATATTATCACGGTAGGGATATTGATAAAAAGTACTACATCAATGATGGAGACTTATTGTTTGCGTGGTCTGCATCATTAGGAATCTTTTTATGGTATAGAGGGAAAGCACTTTTAAATCAACACATTTTTAATGTGTCTCCAAAAGTCAGCTATTTAACAAAAGACTATTTGTATTATGCGTTGGATGTTAGTTTAAAAGAGTTTCTAACAAAAACTGCTGGGACAACAATGCAACATATAAGAAAATCTGCATTGGATGAGGTTCACATAGCGTTACCGCCTCAAGATGTATATCGTCACTTTGACAGTGCTATTAGTCCAATAAATAGACAAATTCTACTATTACACAAAAATCTACAAAGGCTTAAAGAAACCAGAGATTTGCTTTTGCCAAAGTTGATTTCAGGGAAAATCGACACAAAACAACTATAA
- a CDS encoding type I restriction-modification system subunit M, giving the protein MSSTDVKQLEKRLWEAADNLRANSSLSSYEYSTPVLGLIFLRYAWSRFKPAHEKLSKQATGRRTIGPDDYKAEGVMYLPEEAWYDNLLEMPESEDIGKAINIAMESIEEANPELRDTLPKQYKRFGDQTLKDLLKTFSNIPMDIGGDVFGKIYEYFLGNFAMSEGQKGGEFFTPTSIVKLIVEVLEPYGGLVLDPACGSGGMFIQSEQFRKRHSYAEASERKHATKNNKVLSIYGQEKVDATVRLCKMNLAVHGMEGNILPGNTYYENRHNCVGRFDYVMANPPFNVDGVNKESIEGDKRYPFGIPNPDNANYLWIQEFYSALNEKGRAGFVMANSAADARHSEMEIRKKIIEEGVVDVIISIGSNFFYTVTLPCTLWFFDKGKKGTDRENKVLFIDARNIYRQLDRAHRDFTPEQIDFIARIVRRYRGEALEDTLPMAAEPEVEYSANGNSLTQPENMDELFPNGEYEDIPGLCKVATVEEIEAQGWSLNPGRYVGVAEQKEDEIDFEIRLEELYEELELLNSQSEKLESQISDSISEILSKL; this is encoded by the coding sequence ATGAGCAGTACGGATGTTAAGCAACTCGAAAAACGTCTATGGGAAGCAGCAGATAATCTGAGGGCTAACTCCTCTCTCAGCTCATACGAATATTCAACGCCAGTGCTTGGACTTATCTTTTTGCGGTATGCCTGGAGCCGTTTTAAACCGGCGCATGAAAAGCTATCCAAGCAGGCCACCGGGCGGCGGACCATCGGACCGGATGATTATAAAGCCGAAGGTGTGATGTATCTCCCGGAAGAAGCCTGGTATGATAATCTCTTAGAGATGCCGGAAAGTGAAGATATTGGTAAGGCGATTAACATCGCTATGGAATCTATTGAAGAGGCAAATCCAGAACTGCGTGATACACTTCCAAAGCAATACAAGAGATTCGGTGACCAGACACTGAAGGATTTGCTCAAAACCTTTTCCAATATTCCGATGGATATTGGAGGGGATGTATTTGGCAAGATTTACGAATATTTCCTGGGCAACTTCGCGATGAGTGAGGGACAAAAGGGCGGCGAGTTTTTCACACCTACCTCTATTGTAAAGCTGATTGTGGAAGTGCTGGAACCCTATGGCGGGCTGGTGCTGGACCCGGCGTGCGGTTCGGGTGGTATGTTTATTCAGAGTGAGCAGTTTCGGAAACGTCACTCCTACGCTGAAGCTTCAGAGCGCAAGCATGCCACCAAGAACAACAAGGTTCTTTCTATTTACGGACAAGAAAAAGTCGATGCCACTGTTCGGCTCTGCAAGATGAACCTGGCAGTACACGGAATGGAGGGTAATATCTTGCCGGGAAATACCTATTACGAAAACCGACATAATTGTGTAGGCCGGTTTGATTATGTGATGGCCAATCCGCCCTTCAATGTGGATGGCGTGAATAAGGAATCCATTGAAGGTGACAAGCGCTATCCATTCGGCATACCAAACCCGGATAATGCCAACTACCTCTGGATTCAGGAATTCTACAGTGCACTGAATGAGAAGGGGCGCGCCGGATTTGTAATGGCCAACTCCGCCGCCGATGCCCGCCACAGTGAGATGGAGATCCGCAAAAAGATTATTGAAGAAGGCGTGGTGGATGTGATCATCTCCATTGGGTCCAACTTCTTTTATACGGTAACTCTCCCCTGTACTCTCTGGTTTTTTGATAAGGGCAAGAAAGGAACCGACCGGGAAAACAAAGTTCTCTTTATTGACGCCCGTAACATTTACCGGCAGCTTGACCGCGCCCACCGCGATTTTACTCCTGAACAGATTGACTTCATTGCCAGAATTGTGCGCCGATACCGTGGCGAGGCTTTAGAAGATACCCTGCCGATGGCCGCCGAGCCAGAGGTTGAATATTCAGCCAACGGCAACTCATTAACCCAGCCGGAGAATATGGATGAGCTCTTCCCAAATGGTGAGTACGAAGACATTCCCGGACTCTGCAAAGTAGCTACAGTAGAAGAGATTGAAGCCCAGGGTTGGAGCCTGAATCCCGGTCGTTATGTGGGTGTGGCTGAACAGAAAGAGGATGAAATAGATTTTGAGATTCGATTGGAAGAACTATATGAAGAGTTGGAGTTATTAAATTCTCAATCTGAAAAACTTGAATCGCAAATTTCCGATTCGATTTCTGAGATACTTTCAAAGTTATAG